A stretch of Miscanthus floridulus cultivar M001 chromosome 13, ASM1932011v1, whole genome shotgun sequence DNA encodes these proteins:
- the LOC136501321 gene encoding uncharacterized protein, which produces MVCAKCEKKLGKVIVPDKWKEGASNTNESGGRKINENKLLSKKNRWTPYGNTKCIICKQQVHQDAKYCHTCAYSKGVCAMCGKQVLDTKLYKQSNV; this is translated from the exons ATGGTGTGCGCTAAGT GCGAGAAGAAGCTCGGGAAGGTGATCGTGCCTGACAAGTGGAAGGAGGGCGCCAGCAACACCAACGAGAGCGGCGGCCGCAAGATCAACGAAAACAAGCTCCTCTCCAAGAAGAACAG GTGGACTCCATATGGAAACACCAAATGTATAATCTGCAAGCAACAGGTGCACCAGGACGCAAAATATTGCCACACCTGTGCTTACTCGAAAG GAGTGTGCGCAATGTGTGGGAAGCAAGTGTTGGACACGAAGCTCTACAAGCAAAGCAACGTGTGA
- the LOC136499621 gene encoding uncharacterized protein, with translation MVRSLHHLQQADQWADIPYTGHFPLILDATVQKVLFRKVLIDGGSALNLLFAGALRELGLGPTDLTPSDSSFWGMVPSRASRPLGEITLLVQFSTATNYRVEHINFYVADFDTAYHAILGRSALAKFMAVPHYTYLVLKMPSLVGVLSLRANLFVAYAYKIESLALAEATDLSI, from the coding sequence ATGGTGCGaagtctccatcaccttcagcaggccgaccagtgggcggacataccctacacagggcattttcccctcattcttgacgcgactgtccagaaggtgctctttagaaaagtcctcatcgacggtgggagcgctttgaatctactcttcgctggGGCCCTAAGAGAGCTCGGCCTTGGGCCAACAGATCTCACgccttcagactcctccttctggggcatggtacctagcagggcatccagaccgcttggggagattaccctactagtacagttcagcacggcaaccaactatcgagtggagcatatcaacttctacgtcgccgacttcgacaccgcctatcaTGCCATACTGGGGCGAtcggctctggccaagttcatggccgttccgcactacacgtatttggtgttaaagatgccttcgcTCGTAGGGGTCCTATCTTTGCGTGCCAACCTCTTCGTCGCCTACGCCTACAAGAtagaaagtctcgccctcgccgaagccaccgatctctccatctag